From Candidatus Hinthialibacter antarcticus, a single genomic window includes:
- the glgA gene encoding glycogen synthase GlgA, which yields MHKRKKQLNQKRRKQEDKTESTMKVLFLASEVAPLAKTGGLADVAGSLPQAIQKKGVDVSLCMPKYKDVDLEAVPIDTLEIVFPKATYKGRILKATLPGSDIPLFLIEQDEFFLRDGLYNEAGKDYPDNLLRYCFFCRACLEIIKRKHYSADIIHANDWQTAMAPVYLRSLYADTEELSHVRSLFTIHNLAYQGAFEVGKFPMTGLDWKFFRLDGLEYYNRVNLMKGGILLSDHVSTVSPNYADEIQTPEFGCGLDGILRMKSEHLTGVLNGADYSQWSPDNDKSLPVNYDINTVETNKPICKKALLKEFGLPPDSDKPLFGVVTRLASQKGLDLLAEAIPKLIKRGAQFVILGTGEPHLEDAYRALNTIHPNACGVKITYNERLSHLIQAGSDLFIVPSRYEPCGLTQMYALRFGSIPIVRHTGGLADTIKDVNSYPDGNGFVFYDPSSIALQEACIRALTLYQNQHVWWSIVKRAMKQDFSWENSAHEYIKLYLKIVSASK from the coding sequence ATGCACAAACGAAAAAAACAACTCAATCAAAAACGCCGCAAACAGGAAGATAAAACAGAATCTACAATGAAAGTTCTTTTTCTTGCATCAGAAGTCGCGCCGCTCGCCAAAACAGGCGGCCTCGCCGACGTAGCGGGTTCTCTCCCTCAAGCGATACAGAAAAAGGGAGTTGACGTATCGCTTTGTATGCCAAAATACAAAGATGTTGATCTTGAAGCGGTCCCGATTGATACGCTTGAGATTGTTTTTCCCAAAGCGACTTATAAAGGGCGCATTTTAAAAGCAACTCTACCCGGTTCAGATATCCCTTTATTTCTCATTGAACAGGATGAATTTTTTTTACGGGATGGATTGTATAACGAAGCGGGCAAAGATTATCCTGACAACTTGCTGCGGTACTGTTTTTTTTGCCGCGCCTGCTTGGAAATCATAAAGCGCAAACATTATTCCGCCGACATCATTCACGCCAACGACTGGCAGACGGCGATGGCTCCGGTTTATCTCCGGTCGTTGTACGCCGACACAGAAGAACTTTCTCACGTCAGAAGTCTCTTTACCATACACAACCTGGCCTACCAGGGGGCGTTTGAAGTGGGTAAATTTCCAATGACCGGCTTGGATTGGAAATTTTTCCGTCTGGATGGGCTTGAATATTACAATCGCGTCAACCTGATGAAGGGCGGCATTTTGCTCAGCGATCATGTCAGCACTGTCAGCCCCAATTATGCGGATGAAATACAAACGCCGGAATTCGGATGCGGGCTAGACGGCATATTGCGCATGAAAAGCGAACATCTAACCGGCGTATTAAACGGCGCGGATTATTCGCAATGGTCGCCTGACAATGATAAGAGCCTGCCCGTTAATTACGACATCAATACAGTCGAAACCAATAAGCCTATTTGCAAGAAAGCCTTGTTAAAAGAATTTGGCTTGCCGCCGGATAGCGATAAACCGCTCTTTGGCGTTGTCACGCGACTGGCCTCGCAAAAAGGCCTCGACCTACTCGCGGAAGCGATTCCAAAACTGATTAAACGAGGCGCCCAGTTTGTTATTCTCGGAACTGGAGAGCCGCATTTAGAAGATGCATATCGCGCATTGAATACAATCCACCCCAATGCGTGCGGGGTAAAAATCACCTATAACGAACGCCTGTCTCACCTCATACAAGCGGGTTCCGATTTATTTATCGTTCCCTCGCGTTATGAACCGTGTGGATTAACGCAAATGTATGCGCTTCGTTTCGGCTCGATCCCGATCGTGCGTCATACAGGCGGTTTGGCTGATACTATCAAAGATGTCAATTCGTATCCAGACGGCAACGGTTTTGTGTTTTATGACCCCAGTTCCATCGCATTACAAGAAGCCTGTATTCGCGCATTGACCCTCTACCAAAACCAGCATGTTTGGTGGTCAATCGTTAAGCGAGCGATGAAGCAGGATTTTTCCTGGGAAAATTCCGCGCATGAGTACATCAAACTTTACCTTAAAATTGTAAGCGCCAGCAAATAG